Within the Aspergillus luchuensis IFO 4308 DNA, chromosome 5, nearly complete sequence genome, the region ATCAACCAAGCTTGAGAACTGAGAAGCGCATTTCGGGTGTTATTGGACGTGTAACTGGGGAATTTAAATCTGGGTGAGGTATTTAGTACCATTGCGTTGGTGGTATGCAGGATTACTACCGAGGCCTTTTTGGCAGGGTAGGACAGATAGCTGGGATGTTGCAGATTCGCATACTACCTTCGTATACCTTCCGTGCCAGCAGCCAGAACATTGGTCcaagctggctggctgtACTGGTGCAGCGGGAAATGCCTGCCAGCGACCGGCAATCATTTGTCGTGGCAATGTGGACTGTCATTGGCCGGAGCAGAGGTGTCCTGGCAGAGTTGCAGCAGAGCAGGAGTGACACAGCTCAACCATAGGTCCGTCTTCGCAAAGATTGGCATGTCCATCCCCGCAGATGATATCATACCACATGGTTGGTAAACAGAGCACCACCAATCTCGTCCGTGGCGGTAACAAACTGTGGGAGGGAaatgggaaaggaaggaagtgtcccatccatcccttgcGTCGCCGggcctttctcttcctgtcCAATGATGCAAAGCAATGACCATCACTTGTCTGGCGCGGGGGCCGTCAAGGCCgggggatgagaaggatgccGATCCGGGGATTCGTCGATCGTGGCGGTGGCGGACGACACTGGTCCGTTGTTGAATGGGAGATGGGAAGATTGGTCTCAGGGCAAACAATTTGGTTCGCCTGAAAATGGGAAGCTGAGTTGCTGCATTAATGAGAACTTTGGTTTCAGCATCGCCGGATTGAGAGGGCAGCCGAGTCACATGACGTTCACGGGACAATCCAGTCGTTGTATATAATCGGCCAGTCGCCCAATCGTTCATGGGTCGTTCATCCCATTGTATAACGCTACTGCTCAAATAGACGTCTCATAACTCACGTTCCGATTCAATCGCAACGGTCACTCTTTACAACGACGACACCCGTGCTTTGCCTCAGTTCGAAGAGATACCCCATCATTCTATATTATACCGTCATCATGTCGCCTCTCAGCCAAATGTCGCGTCCTCTTGTCCGCAGTTCCAGCAACGTGCGATCATTCTCAATTGCCATCCCAGCTCGACGCGAAGGGCAAGTGATCAACCCAAAGCCCCGTGGATATCTGGCCGAGTAAGTGTGAACCTGACTGCTATCCAACTATCTCCTGTATTGGTTGTGTGTTCCCCTTTCGGAGAGTGCCGCGGGGGAAACCACTGCCGGGCCCTGTTGCAATGACGTCATGGACTGTTTCGGAGCACTGTGATccacttctccctcttcaaaCATCACTGCGATGGTTGcaaacagcaccagcaccagcaccaccagtaACACCCGAAGCTAACCGTCACTTTCACATGCAGCAAAGAGCCAATCACCCGCCGGGAAGCCACCAGTGAGCGATACTTTGTCAAGACCCAGCAGCCAACGCAGACGCAACCTGAACAACCCGAGACATACCAGATGGTGCGGCAGAAGATGCTCGAACACCGTCGTAATCTAGACGAGTTGGACCAATATCTGTGAGTTATACTGTTGGTAGAAACACAAATGAGCATTTCACTGACTGGTTCTGTTGCAGCCAAATTCTCGGTAGAAAGCAGGGCCCCACGAGCTATTACTAGACGACTTGAAAACTGTTTCATCGGCTTTTCGTCCTTGTTTCTATTTTCGCTTTTGATGGAACCTTGATGGTTCCCTTCCTTTACTTTAGCAAACACCCAACGGTCACGATACTTTGATTCCTTGTGAAGTCAAACTGTTATCGGACCACCCCATACGAAACCCCCGCCGGATTGTCAAGCAGGATcttatgatgatgacagtaGGGGGATTGCGatatggaggagatggaacTAGACTGAACTGGATTTGCATGTATATAAGTATTACTACTGGTAGTATGTGGTATATGGTCAACGGACCAAGGTTATGGTGTGAATGAGACATGTCATTATTATCCCTTATTCAAAGGTTACACACAGAAACAATTATGGAGTAAAGCAGTGGTACATGCTAGCCTAGCGATAGGACTATGGAGTAAATATATTGAAATAAGCCTGCTATAATGAATGCAATTATTACACTTTTAATTTGAAGACTGTCGTTGTCGTACAAATTCCACTTACTACTCCCGCCAGGAACTGATGAGCACGGTCGGGGTGCACTCATTGAATGGCAGGTACAAAGTACCAAGCACAGCTTCGATATGGGGCAATAATAGgtatcataatatatattaaatatagcaAGAACACCAGATGCATGCCAACTTTCATCTGCCCACTTACGACTCAAGTATGCATCTTAGTGCGTTCGGAATAAGAGACTATAGAAACTCCGTACCGTTCATCCCAGTAAGCTGAGGCAGCTAAGGCAACCAACCATGTGTAAGATTATTTGGCTATAAAGATAACACCCCTTACCCATGTTCATCAAACCTTTCATAGGTTTTATCCTGCGCCGCGCACGAATGACTACTGATTGCCGAGTGACCAGCTGTCTAAGCTTCAGTTTGCGACCGTAGTAAACAGTCACATAAGGCTGATCGGGCTCGGAAGCGGCCCGATCGGT harbors:
- a CDS encoding uncharacterized protein (antiSMASH:Cluster_5.4); amino-acid sequence: MSPLSQMSRPLVRSSSNVRSFSIAIPARREGQVINPKPRGYLADKEPITRREATSERYFVKTQQPTQTQPEQPETYQMVRQKMLEHRRNLDELDQYL